The Pantanalinema sp. genomic sequence TGAAGGACCGTCGCATCGACCAGCCGTCCGAATCGTCCTCGCTCCGAGAAGTGCGTGTCGACCACGATGTCCGGCAGCAGGCCGAACCCCGCCCCGACCGTGGCCGAAGCCGCCTCCGGCCCGTCGCCGAGGATGGCGTGGTCGCCCCAGACCATCGCCCCGGCGCTGGTCCCCGCCACGACCGCGCCGCGTCGCCAGGCCCCCTGCAGGGCCCCGAGCCAGGCGGGCTTGCCCAGCCTGGCCAGGATCCTGCTCTGGTCGCCGCCCGAGAAGAAGAAGCCCGTGGCCTGGTGGAAGGCCGCGGCCTGGCTCGCGGTCGGTTCGTCGACGGGGATGACGACCTGCACGTCCCTGGCCCCGAGCTGCTTGAAGTACGCCTGATAGGCCTTGCCGGAAGCCTCCGGGGTGCCCGAGGCCGACGGGACGATGACCAGCCGGGCCTTGTCCGCGCCCGCGAGGTGCAGGATCCGGCGCGCGATGGTGTCCTGGTCCGCTCCGCCGCCAATCAGGACGAAGGGGCCGCCCCGGAAGGCCGCGGGCGAATCCTCGGCGGCGAGGGATGGGATGCCCACGAGGATGAGGCAAAGTGAGCAGGCAAGGATGGCGGCCGGATGCATCGAGACCTCTCCTGTTCTTGAGGAACGCCATGGCTTCGCTGGCGCTCACCCCCAGGATATCGTATGGCCTGGTGGGGGCGTGTTGCTTTCGCTGAGGCCAGAGATTGCGAGGAGATTGACCCGTGCGGATTCTCAGCGCTTCGGCGGCCATGGGGCGGGTACCGCGGGGGCATGCCCGTCCCCGCTCCACGGCGTCGGACGTGGCTTCGGCCTGGGGGTGGGCGCCGGGGATGGCGTGGGCGACGGAGTGCCCGCCTCGCCCTCCAGGGTCAGGGCCGTCCCGAGCCGGGTCCCGAGCGTCTCCGGGTCCTGGGAGGCGCCCGCCACGACCTGGACGGCGAGGCGATCCGCCGTCTGGACCACGGAGGTCATCAGGGCGTTGCCGCTCGAAGCACCCTGGAACTGGCCATCGAAGCGCTGGCTCGCCTTCTCGGTGATGCCCGGGTCGAGCTTGCCGAGGGCGCGGGCGAGCCTCGGTCGCGCGATCCCGGCGAAGCCGGCCCCGAAGGTCACGCCCTCGGCTTCGCCCACCGAGAGAGCCCCGGCGACAGGCGCGACGGTGCTGCCTGCCGAGAGGGTTAGCCCCCTCGTGACCGCGGGACGGGTCGCGGTGGCGACGAGCCCGAAGATGCGTCCCCAGGCGTCCTTCACGACGGCCTGGAGCACCACCGGCTCGGAGGCTGCGGGGATCGCCAGGGCGAAGTGCCCGTCGGGGCCGGTGCGCGCGCGAGAGAGCACGCGGCCGCTCGCCGGATCGACGGCCTCGACGGTCTGCGCCTCGGCGAAGGCGGTTGCGACGTGATACGCCGGAGCCAGCGGGATGCTGTTGGTGAACGGGGTGCTGTGGGTGAAGGGCGTGCCGTTGGTGAAGGTGGGGGGCAGCACGAGCTGCCCCTCGAGGTGGCCCTCGCCGGTGGCGGGGGCTTCGGGCGGGTGGCCGCAGGCACCGAGCACCGCGATCGCGAGCAGGCCGCAGCCCATGAGGTGCGCGTGCTTCACCGGCTCGCCCCCTTCGTCGCGAGGCGCGCCTCGAGGGCGAGGGCCTCGACGCGCTCGGGCTTGGCGCCCAGTTGCTCGAACACGCGCAGGGCCTGCGCCAGGCTCTCGCGGGCGCGATCGCGCTGCTTGCGCGCGACCTGGAGATGGGCGGCCTCCAGGTGGCCCCGGGCGATCTCGAAGCGCGAGCCCACGTGCTCCAGGTGGTTGAGGGCCACCCCCAGGGCCTCCTGCGCCTCGGCGAGGTTTCCCTCGAGCCGCTCCAGACGGGCGAGCTGGAGGTGGGCGGCGCCCTGCTGCAGGACGTTGCGGGTGCGGCGGGCGTCGTCGAGCGCCTGGTGCAGGAGGCGCCGGGCCTCTTCGGTCTCGCCCGCGACCAAGAGGGCCTGGGCGAGACCGAGGAGGCCTTCGCTCCTCAGCTCGGCAGCGCCCGAGACCTCGAGGAGGCGCAGCCCGCGCCGGAAGCCCTGGATCGCCTCGTCGATCTTGCCCGCGCGCAGCCAGGCCCAGGCCAGGGCGCAGCGCGAGGCGCCGGAGCCGAAGCGATCGCCCAGGTGGGAGCGCAGCGAGAGCGCTCGCGCGTGGTGTGCCTCGGCCTCGCGGAAGTCGCCGCGGTTGGCCGACAGGTTGCCGAGGTTGTTCTCGAGCGCGGCCTCGCGATCCTCCGCTTCGAGCTTGCGGTAGTGCCCGAGGCTCTCGCGGTAGCAGAGGTCCGCCTCGTCCCAGTCGCCGCGATCCAGGTGGACGTTGCCGAGATTGTTGAGGCTCGCGGCCTGAGCGGCTTGATCGCCGGCCTTCTTGCGCAGGGAGTAGGCCGCGGCGTGGGCGAAGAGGGCCTCGTCCAGGCGACCCAGGCGGTAGAGGTTGATGCCCCGCAGGCTGTGGGCGAGGCCCTCGAGGCTCGTTCCGGCAAGTGGCGCGAGGATGCGCTGGGCCTCGGCGCACAGATCGAGGCTGGTCGGGTAGTTGCCCAGGTAGTGGTAGATCCACGCCTGATCCAGGGCGAGCTTGGCGCGTTCGTCCGGCGTCAGGACGCCCGCGAGCTCCCGGCTCGCCAGCTTGTAGTGGGTGAGGGCGCCCGAGAAGTCCCCGCGCGCCACGCACAGCTCTGCGAGCAGCCTGGAGAGCACCCCGAGGGCCTGCTCGCGCCGGCAGCTCCCGCGGCGCAGGTTCGCCTGGCTGATGCCGTGGCGCAGGGCCACGCCCTTCTCGTCGACGCTCTTGCCGTCCAGCTCGCGCCGCAGGATGGCCTCGAGGCTCTGGACGTCCGCGATCTCGCGATCGATGAAGGCGCTGATGAACGATTTCATGCGCGTTTGGGGTTGGGGGATATCGCTAGGATGGCCATAGGACGCCATTCTAAACCGGCGGTGCGGTCTAAAAAAGAGACGACTAGGCGTTTTTTTGCTGGGGCTAGATCAGCAAATCGAGCAGCATGCCCCGGATCTCGTTGATGGAGGCGGCGATGTCGATGGCATGCGCCTGGCCGCTCAGGATGCCGTCCGTGAGCGCGGCGAGCTTCTCGTCCAGCTCCTTCAGGATGATGAGCGTCCGGTTGCGCCGGTCGGTCCGCTTCTCCACCTTGCCCAGCTTGTCGTTGACCGACTTGAGGAAGCGCCTCACCGCGTCGCGGAAGTGGGCCACGTGCGCCGGGGTCGGGCTCTTGAGCAGCAGCTTGGCCTGCGCGTCCACGTCGGCGATGAAGGAGTCCACGGTACGGGGCTGAGCACCCGCCCGGGTGGCCTCGAACTGCTGGGCGAAGGTGCCCGGGGCGCTCGCCGCGCGCGCCGAGCCCGGCCCCAGCGGGCCGATGCCCTTGCCGGGCTCGTTCGGGAACATCTCGCCGATGCGGATCATACGGGTCTTGTACCCGCTAAACCGCTTAAGGATTCTCTAAGGACCATCGCTTGTTTTGCCCCGCCCGGATTTGCTAGGATCGATCCCCCCGAACTTGCCAGAAGAGGTTGCCATGTCCCAGCTCGCGCTGATGTCTCCGTTGCTTCAGGGCCTCAATGCCGATCAGGCGGCGGCCGTGACGACGATCGAGGGCCCGGTGCTGGTCATCGCAGCACCCGGCTCCGGCAAGACCACGGTCCTGACCCGGCGCCTGGCCTACCTGCTCCAGCAGGGGGTGCGCCCCGAGCAGATCCTGGCGGTGACCTTCACCAAGAAGGCCTCCACCGAGATGACGCAGCGCCTGGCCAAGCAGATCGGCTCCAAGGACATCGCGAGCCGCATGACGGTGGCGACCTTCAACTCCCTGGGCCTCAAGCTCCTGGAGGGCAACTACCGGCGTCTCGGCTACACCGTCGACAAGCCTCACCTCTTGCTCGAGGGCACGCAGCGCGCCCTGTTCGACGTCCTCTTGCGCGAGCAGGACGCCATGGACATCAAGTACGAGGAGCTCGGCGCCTACATCTC encodes the following:
- a CDS encoding cyanophycinase, which translates into the protein MHPAAILACSLCLILVGIPSLAAEDSPAAFRGGPFVLIGGGADQDTIARRILHLAGADKARLVIVPSASGTPEASGKAYQAYFKQLGARDVQVVIPVDEPTASQAAAFHQATGFFFSGGDQSRILARLGKPAWLGALQGAWRRGAVVAGTSAGAMVWGDHAILGDGPEAASATVGAGFGLLPDIVVDTHFSERGRFGRLVDATVLHAPALGIGIDPGTALILTSDGKAEVIGKGTVTLARPMGRATHSRPLSVPDLRARILAPGEHADVLEDPAFEGDRTQPLSP
- a CDS encoding tetratricopeptide repeat protein; this translates as MKSFISAFIDREIADVQSLEAILRRELDGKSVDEKGVALRHGISQANLRRGSCRREQALGVLSRLLAELCVARGDFSGALTHYKLASRELAGVLTPDERAKLALDQAWIYHYLGNYPTSLDLCAEAQRILAPLAGTSLEGLAHSLRGINLYRLGRLDEALFAHAAAYSLRKKAGDQAAQAASLNNLGNVHLDRGDWDEADLCYRESLGHYRKLEAEDREAALENNLGNLSANRGDFREAEAHHARALSLRSHLGDRFGSGASRCALAWAWLRAGKIDEAIQGFRRGLRLLEVSGAAELRSEGLLGLAQALLVAGETEEARRLLHQALDDARRTRNVLQQGAAHLQLARLERLEGNLAEAQEALGVALNHLEHVGSRFEIARGHLEAAHLQVARKQRDRARESLAQALRVFEQLGAKPERVEALALEARLATKGASR
- a CDS encoding YaaR family protein; amino-acid sequence: MIRIGEMFPNEPGKGIGPLGPGSARAASAPGTFAQQFEATRAGAQPRTVDSFIADVDAQAKLLLKSPTPAHVAHFRDAVRRFLKSVNDKLGKVEKRTDRRNRTLIILKELDEKLAALTDGILSGQAHAIDIAASINEIRGMLLDLLI